From the Clarias gariepinus isolate MV-2021 ecotype Netherlands chromosome 3, CGAR_prim_01v2, whole genome shotgun sequence genome, one window contains:
- the gja4 gene encoding LOW QUALITY PROTEIN: gap junction protein alpha 4 (The sequence of the model RefSeq protein was modified relative to this genomic sequence to represent the inferred CDS: inserted 1 base in 1 codon), with protein sequence MSRGEWGFLENLLEESQEYSTGVGRVWLTVLFLFRILVLCTAAESAWDDEQADFICNTKQPGCESVCYDKAFPVSHFRYFILQVVFVSTPTIFYFAYVALKRHKEPEQETVVQHGRHQDRKANECKLEVIQEENEDKKESLNEKETPKLKGKLLGAYTVSIILKVLIEVGFIVGLWFLYGFVIPARYECTRSPCPHTVDCFVSRPTEKTIFTIYIQVIASISVILNVVELFHLLQLSITHYLEKKYRYQQLRALRVIEKNPTKLEFQVRAFQEKGNLYLPGGNNSYAQPDMDWNESNPHSMEDVLPTYLNCIGGATQRCHYKKDARTNPXKTDRKEKVSSDKHYV encoded by the exons ATGTCCAGAGGTGAATGGGGTTTTCTTGAAAACCTGCTAGAGGAAAGTCAGGAGTACTCAACTGGTGTTGGGCGCGTGTGGCTCACTGTCCTTTTTCTCTTCCGTATCCTCGTCTTGTGTACCGCAGCCGAGTCCGCATGGGATGACGAGCAGGCTGATTTTATCTGCAATACCAAACAGCCCGGCTGTGAGTCTGTGTGCTACGACAAGGCCTTTCCTGTCTCCCATTTCCGCTACTTTATTCTGCAGGTTGTCTTTGTCTCCACGCccaccattttttattttgcctatGTGGCCCTGAAGAGACACAAGGAGCCAGAACAGGAAACAGTGGTGCAGCATGGGAGACATCAGGATAGAAAAGCCAACGAATGCAAGCTAGAGGTGATTCAGGAAGAAAATGAAGACAAGAAAGAGTCGCTTAATGAAAAGGAAACGCCCAAGCTCAAGGGAAAACTACTGGGTGCATACACTGTCAGCATAATCCTGAAGGTCCTAATTGAGGTTGGGTTTATAGTAGGTTTGTGGTTCCTGTATGGATTTGTAATTCCAGCAAGGTATGAATGCACGAGGAGTCCATGCCCCCACACCGTGGACTGTTTTGTCTCTCGGCCCACTGAGAAGACCATTTTCACAATATACATCCAGGTCATCGCTTCAATCTCTGTGATCCTCAATGTTGTTGAGCTTTTCCATCTTCTTCAACTGTCCATCACACATTACCTGGAGAAGAAGTATCGATATCAGCAGCTAAGGGCTCTTCGTGTAATCGAGAAAAATCCAACAAAACTGGAGTTCCAGGTCCGAGCTTTCCAAGAAAAAGGCAATCTATATCTTCCAGGAGGAAATAACAGCTATGCGCAGCCAGACATGGACTGGAATGAGAGTAACCCGCATTCAATGGAGGATGTGCTTCCGACATACTTAAACTGTATTGGTGGCGCCACACAGAGATGTCACTACAAAAAGGATGCTCGTACCAATC AAAAAACTGATCGGAAAGAGAAAGTTTCCAGTGATAAGCATTATGTTTGA
- the smim12 gene encoding small integral membrane protein 12 → MWPVVWTAMRTYAPYVTFPVAFVVGAVGYHLEWFIRGPPKTPRDEKGVAELREDRKLEELVGRDSTEVVSLKDKLEFTPRAVLEKNRPVKN, encoded by the coding sequence ATGTGGCCGGTGGTGTGGACCGCCATGCGCACTTATGCGCCCTACGTAACCTTCCCTGTGGCCTTCGTGGTGGGCGCGGTCGGTTATCACCTGGAGTGGTTCATCCGGGGACCTCCCAAAACCCCGCGTGACGAGAAAGGTGTCGCGGAGCTTCGCGAGGACAGGAAACTCGAGGAGCTGGTCGGACGAGACAGCACGGAAGTCGTCAGTCTGAAGGACAAACTTGAGTTCACCCCCAGGGCAGTACTGGAAAAGAACCGGCCTGTAAAGAACTAG
- the pef1 gene encoding peflin, with product MNFYGQGYTGAGANIPRLHPPPGNPYGGGAPPGGPVGGQYGGQQYGGVPGGQYGGPYGGYGGAPGAPYGGGQAPGAPYGGYRQPHGGPYGQQYPGGNIPPGVNPEAFQWFQTVDTDRSGYINLKELKQALLNSNNSSFNDETCLMMINMFDKTKTGRIDVFGFSALWVFLQQWRAIFSQFDRDRSGSINSNELHQALSQLGYNLSPQFIQTLVNRHCVRGMSNALQLDSFIQVCTQLQIMTQAFREKDTGMTGNVRMSYEDFLSCTMSRLM from the exons ATGAATTTTTACGGGCAG GGTTATACGGGAGCAGGAGCGAACATTCCTAGATTACATCCTCCTCCAGGTAATCCCTATGGAGGTGGTGCACCCCCAGGTGGTCCTGTAGGAGGACAATATGGGGGTCAGCAGTATGGTGGTGTACCAGGAGGACAGTATGGTGGACCTTATGGTGGTTATGGTGGAGCCCCTGGAGCTCCTTATGGAGGTGGTCAAGCCCCAGGAGCCCCTTACGGAGGATATAGGCAGCCTCACGGTGGACCATATGGCCAGCAATATCCAGGAG GTAACATTCCACCAGGGGTTAACCCTGAGGCATTTCAGTGGTTTCAGACTGTCGACACGGATCGCAGTGGCTACATCAACCTGAAGGAGCTAAAGCAGGCCCTACTTAACTCCAACAACTCATCATTTAACGATGAAACCTGCTTGATGATGATCA ATATGTTTGACAAGACCAAAACTGGCCGCATTGACGTGTTTGGCTTCTCTGCTCTCTGGGTTTTTTTGCAGCAGTGGCGGGCAATATTCAGTCAGTTTGACCGTGACCGCTCAGGTTCCATCAACAGCAATGAGCTACATCAAG CACTCTCTCAGCTGGGTTATAACCTGAGCCCGCAGTTCATTCAGACCCTGGTGAACCGTCACTGTGTCCGTGGCATGAGTAATGCCCTCCAGCTTGACTCCTTTATCCAGGTGTGCACTCAACTGCAAATCATGACCCAGGCTTTTCGTGAGAAGGACACCGGAATGACCGGCAACGTACGCATGAGCTATGAAGACTTTCTCTCCTGCACCATGTCACGACTCATGTGA